The following are from one region of the Qipengyuania flava genome:
- a CDS encoding sterol desaturase family protein: MNAETLTSLAEKISGHILEVMYFDLFRYVVAASVMFAILVIFKGWADRRRIQTRRAAPADYRREILSSVRTVFFFGVTTLATLFLREAGIIRFHFDSFSPVLLMLQAAAMIVAHDAYFYWMHRALHARALYKATHLHHHKSRTPTPFTAYSFSIWEAITEAAFVPLYLLATSLMGIPYIGMAILVFIWFQIIRNVMGHAGVEIMPAGWVDSKWVGWINTTTHHDLHHSTFNYNFGLYFTWWDRWMGTEHPEYKERFRAVAKPIRWGRKVDEQAAAQAQG; encoded by the coding sequence ATGAACGCCGAAACCCTCACCAGCCTCGCCGAGAAGATCAGCGGCCACATCCTAGAGGTCATGTATTTCGACCTCTTTCGCTATGTGGTCGCGGCCTCGGTGATGTTTGCCATCCTCGTCATCTTCAAGGGATGGGCCGACCGCCGAAGGATCCAGACCCGCCGTGCAGCGCCTGCCGATTACCGGCGGGAGATCCTCTCCTCCGTGCGCACCGTGTTCTTCTTCGGCGTGACGACACTGGCGACGCTGTTCCTGCGCGAGGCCGGGATCATACGGTTCCATTTCGACAGTTTCTCGCCCGTTTTGCTCATGCTGCAGGCGGCTGCGATGATCGTGGCGCACGACGCCTATTTCTACTGGATGCACCGCGCGCTGCACGCCCGCGCGCTCTACAAGGCCACGCACTTGCATCACCACAAGTCGCGCACGCCGACGCCGTTCACCGCCTACAGCTTCTCGATCTGGGAAGCGATCACGGAGGCCGCCTTCGTGCCGCTCTACCTGCTCGCCACCAGTCTCATGGGCATTCCCTACATCGGCATGGCCATCCTGGTGTTCATCTGGTTCCAGATCATCCGCAACGTGATGGGCCATGCCGGTGTGGAGATCATGCCGGCCGGCTGGGTCGACAGCAAATGGGTCGGCTGGATCAACACGACCACCCACCACGACCTGCACCACAGCACCTTCAACTACAATTTCGGGCTCTACTTCACCTGGTGGGACCGCTGGATGGGCACCGAGCATCCGGAATACAAGGAGCGCTTCCGCGCGGTCGCCAAGCCGATCCGCTGGGGCCGCAAGGTGGACGAGCAGGCCGCGGCGCAGGCGCAGGGCTAG
- a CDS encoding Xaa-Pro dipeptidase: MKTSVLAALAALAASAAPLSAETVAVTADRLLDVETGRYVSNPVVVIVDGKVSSVTSGGAVPEGAERIDLAGHTLLPGLIDMHVHLSGRPEYGGYSGLQFTDRFWTAIAVSNARTMLEIGFTTIRNVGDSDYNVAGVDQAIEEGWIIGPRIVNANYALGATGGHCDETFLPPSFEAKSPAVGDSPEELRKRVREQRKYGAEVIKACATGGVFSRNTAPGIQQLSLEELTAIADEAHFWGLKAAAHAHGAPGIKAAIRAGFDTIEHASYADDEAIRLAKERGTFFSMDIFNTEYTLSQGAANGVLEENLAKERALSQAQRDNFRRAHRAGVKMVFASDAAVMPHELVGGQFRVMVEYGMTPLEAIQAATINAAEALGQEGEVGVVKPGAWGDLIAVDGDPLADVGELADVDAVIKGGKRVD, translated from the coding sequence ATGAAGACCAGTGTTCTGGCGGCCCTTGCCGCGCTCGCCGCATCCGCAGCCCCGCTTTCGGCCGAAACGGTCGCGGTGACCGCCGACCGCCTGCTCGACGTGGAGACCGGCCGCTATGTCTCGAACCCGGTAGTCGTGATCGTCGATGGCAAGGTGTCGAGCGTCACCTCGGGCGGCGCCGTCCCCGAAGGGGCGGAGCGGATCGACCTTGCCGGGCACACGCTGTTGCCCGGCCTGATCGACATGCATGTGCACCTGTCCGGACGGCCCGAATACGGCGGCTATTCCGGCCTCCAGTTCACCGATCGTTTCTGGACCGCGATTGCCGTTTCGAACGCGCGCACGATGCTGGAAATCGGCTTCACGACCATCCGCAACGTGGGCGACAGCGACTACAACGTCGCCGGTGTCGACCAGGCGATCGAGGAAGGTTGGATCATCGGCCCGCGTATCGTGAACGCGAACTACGCGCTCGGCGCGACCGGCGGGCATTGCGACGAGACCTTCCTGCCGCCCAGCTTCGAAGCGAAGAGCCCGGCCGTCGGCGATAGCCCCGAAGAACTGCGCAAGCGCGTGCGCGAGCAGCGCAAGTATGGGGCCGAGGTCATCAAGGCCTGCGCCACGGGCGGCGTCTTCAGCCGCAACACAGCACCCGGCATCCAGCAACTAAGCCTCGAAGAGCTCACCGCGATTGCCGACGAAGCGCATTTCTGGGGCCTGAAGGCCGCCGCCCATGCCCATGGCGCACCCGGTATCAAGGCCGCCATCCGCGCCGGTTTCGACACCATCGAACACGCAAGCTACGCCGATGACGAGGCAATCCGCCTCGCGAAGGAGCGCGGCACCTTCTTCTCGATGGATATCTTCAACACCGAGTACACGCTCAGCCAGGGCGCGGCGAACGGGGTGTTGGAGGAAAACCTCGCCAAGGAACGCGCACTCAGCCAGGCGCAGCGCGACAATTTCCGCCGCGCGCACAGGGCGGGCGTGAAGATGGTCTTCGCCAGCGACGCAGCGGTCATGCCGCACGAGCTGGTCGGCGGTCAGTTCCGCGTCATGGTCGAATACGGGATGACCCCGCTCGAAGCGATCCAGGCCGCAACGATCAACGCGGCCGAGGCGCTCGGCCAGGAAGGCGAAGTGGGCGTCGTCAAGCCCGGCGCCTGGGGTGATCTGATTGCGGTCGATGGCGACCCGCTGGCCGATGTCGGCGAGCTGGCCGACGTCGATGCGGTGATCAAGGGCGGGAAACGGGTCGACTGA
- a CDS encoding SixA phosphatase family protein, with amino-acid sequence MKVLGLLRHAKSDWGDSDKRDFDRGLNDRGRKGAAVIGQHIRDHGVKWDRLVASPAERVKRTLAVGLPDLKPEWDERLYLAGTDTIMDVIREKGGDADTLMLSGHNPGLGDMLFELVAPKNENALYDEAKVKFPTAAFAVFELDIEDWADLRDGCGTLVHFARPRDLDADLGPEY; translated from the coding sequence GTGAAAGTCCTGGGTCTTCTGCGCCACGCCAAGTCCGATTGGGGGGATAGCGACAAGCGCGATTTCGACCGGGGCCTGAACGATCGCGGGCGCAAGGGCGCCGCGGTTATCGGCCAGCACATTCGCGATCACGGGGTGAAATGGGACCGGCTCGTCGCAAGCCCGGCCGAACGCGTGAAGCGCACGCTCGCTGTCGGCCTGCCCGATCTCAAGCCCGAATGGGACGAGCGCCTCTATCTTGCCGGAACAGACACGATCATGGACGTGATCCGCGAAAAGGGCGGCGACGCCGACACGCTCATGCTGTCCGGCCACAACCCGGGGCTTGGCGACATGCTGTTCGAGCTGGTCGCCCCCAAGAACGAAAACGCGCTCTACGACGAGGCCAAGGTCAAGTTCCCGACCGCCGCCTTCGCCGTGTTCGAGCTCGACATCGAGGACTGGGCCGACCTACGCGACGGCTGCGGGACGCTGGTCCATTTCGCCCGCCCGCGCGACCTCGATGCGGATCTGGGGCCGGAGTACTAG
- a CDS encoding 16S rRNA (uracil(1498)-N(3))-methyltransferase produces MPATPAWPPKSAPRLFVEQEVTSQSPVTIDGNQAHYLSKVMRVAPGDAVILCDDITGEWAAEVVETGKRSVLLQPREHLRPREPVPDFWLCPALLKKDRFDLVLEKATELGVARIAPVLTRRCVADKLNADRADTIVTEAAEQCARTALPEIAPVAKLDALLRDWPQERHLFFADEEGGEPAADAFCYAEGPAALLVGPEGGFDDAERAAIRAHPASVAISLGPRILRGETAAIAGIAVWMAEAGDWIGEE; encoded by the coding sequence ATGCCTGCAACGCCCGCCTGGCCGCCCAAGAGCGCACCGCGCCTGTTCGTCGAACAGGAAGTCACCTCCCAGAGCCCTGTGACCATCGATGGCAACCAGGCGCATTACCTCTCCAAGGTGATGCGCGTGGCGCCCGGCGATGCGGTGATCCTGTGCGACGATATCACCGGCGAATGGGCGGCCGAGGTGGTAGAAACGGGCAAGCGCTCGGTGCTGCTGCAGCCAAGGGAGCACCTGCGCCCGCGCGAGCCGGTACCCGATTTCTGGCTCTGCCCGGCGCTGCTGAAGAAAGACCGCTTCGACCTCGTGCTCGAAAAAGCGACCGAGCTGGGTGTGGCCCGCATCGCTCCCGTCCTCACCCGGCGCTGCGTGGCGGACAAGCTGAACGCCGACCGCGCGGACACCATCGTCACCGAGGCCGCCGAGCAATGCGCGCGCACCGCCCTTCCTGAAATCGCCCCCGTCGCCAAGCTCGACGCCCTTCTGCGCGACTGGCCGCAGGAGCGCCACCTGTTCTTTGCCGACGAAGAAGGCGGCGAACCGGCCGCCGACGCCTTCTGCTACGCCGAGGGGCCCGCCGCCCTGCTGGTGGGCCCGGAAGGCGGTTTCGACGATGCCGAGCGTGCCGCAATCCGCGCGCATCCCGCCTCGGTCGCCATCAGCCTCGGCCCGCGCATCCTGCGCGGCGAGACGGCGGCGATTGCCGGCATCGCGGTGTGGATGGCCGAGGCAGGCGACTGGATCGGCGAAGAATAA
- a CDS encoding glutamate--cysteine ligase, translated as MSTREASGDADPIIESRDQLVAPMQKGEKPKDKWRIGTEHEKLVFHKSDHRAPSYDEPGGIRDILLSLQEFGWEPVEEGGKVIAMRGEDGTVSLEPAGQLELSGAPLENLHQTCNETGRHLQQVKAIGEQCDVGFLGLGMWPDKTRDELPVMPKGRYEIMMRHMPRVGSLGLDMMLRTCTIQVNLDYSSEADMAQKFRTGLALQPLATALFANSPFTEGKPNGYLSYRSHIWSDTDPHRTGMLPFVFEDGFGYDRWVDYMLDVPMYFVFREGKYIDAAGLSFRDFLEGKLSVLPGEKPTESDWWDHLSTAFPEVRLKSFLEMRGADGGPWSRICALPAFWVGLLYEQSSLDAAWDLVKHWSMEEREDLRNAVPKLALDAPIPGGGKLLDLAKEVLAISRDGLARRARLNTSGDNETGFLETLDEIVASGKVPAQVLLDRYNGEWGGDIERVYKYSF; from the coding sequence ATGAGCACGCGCGAGGCCTCTGGGGACGCCGATCCCATCATCGAAAGCCGCGACCAGCTGGTCGCTCCGATGCAGAAGGGCGAGAAGCCCAAGGACAAGTGGCGGATCGGCACCGAGCACGAGAAGCTCGTCTTTCACAAGAGCGACCACCGCGCACCGTCCTATGACGAGCCCGGCGGCATTCGCGATATCCTGTTGAGTTTGCAGGAATTCGGCTGGGAGCCGGTCGAAGAAGGCGGCAAGGTCATCGCCATGCGCGGCGAGGACGGCACGGTCAGCCTGGAACCGGCGGGCCAGCTCGAACTTTCGGGCGCGCCGCTCGAAAACCTCCACCAGACCTGCAACGAGACCGGCCGGCACCTGCAGCAGGTCAAGGCTATCGGCGAGCAGTGCGATGTCGGCTTCCTCGGCCTCGGCATGTGGCCCGACAAGACCCGCGACGAACTGCCGGTGATGCCCAAGGGGCGTTACGAGATAATGATGCGCCACATGCCGCGCGTCGGCAGCCTCGGCCTCGACATGATGCTGCGCACCTGCACCATCCAGGTGAACCTCGACTATTCGTCCGAAGCCGACATGGCGCAGAAGTTCCGCACCGGCCTTGCGCTGCAGCCGCTGGCCACCGCGCTGTTCGCCAATTCGCCCTTCACCGAAGGCAAACCCAACGGCTACCTCTCCTATCGCAGCCATATCTGGAGTGACACCGACCCGCACCGCACCGGCATGCTGCCCTTCGTTTTCGAGGACGGCTTCGGTTACGATCGCTGGGTCGACTACATGCTCGACGTGCCGATGTATTTCGTCTTCCGCGAGGGCAAGTACATCGACGCCGCCGGCCTGAGCTTCCGCGACTTCCTTGAAGGCAAGCTTTCGGTGCTACCCGGCGAGAAGCCGACCGAGAGCGACTGGTGGGACCACCTCTCGACCGCCTTCCCCGAAGTGCGCCTCAAGAGCTTCCTCGAAATGCGCGGCGCCGATGGCGGGCCGTGGAGCCGGATCTGCGCCCTGCCCGCTTTCTGGGTCGGCCTGCTCTACGAACAGAGCTCGCTCGACGCGGCGTGGGACCTCGTAAAGCACTGGTCGATGGAAGAGCGCGAGGACCTGCGCAACGCGGTTCCCAAGCTTGCGCTGGACGCGCCGATCCCGGGCGGCGGCAAGCTGCTCGACCTTGCCAAGGAGGTGCTGGCCATCTCGCGCGACGGGCTTGCCAGGCGCGCCCGCCTCAACACCTCGGGCGACAACGAAACCGGCTTCCTCGAAACGCTCGACGAGATCGTCGCCAGCGGCAAGGTGCCCGCGCAGGTTCTGCTCGACCGCTACAACGGCGAATGGGGCGGCGACATCGAGCGCGTCTACAAATACAGCTTCTGA
- a CDS encoding VOC family protein yields the protein MPKGKLEHANISVTDPDRSAALLVDLLGWHERWRGESQLGGHSLHVGDDHDYLALYTGDHVKGDYSKGHPLNHIAFTVDDLDAAEKVVVAHGLKPFGHDDYEPGRRFYFFDWDGIEFEVVSYE from the coding sequence ATGCCCAAGGGCAAACTTGAACATGCCAATATCTCGGTCACCGATCCCGATCGCAGCGCTGCGCTGCTTGTCGACCTGCTCGGCTGGCACGAACGCTGGAGGGGCGAATCGCAACTGGGCGGCCACAGCCTCCATGTCGGCGATGATCACGATTACCTCGCGCTCTACACCGGCGACCATGTGAAGGGCGATTACTCCAAGGGGCACCCGCTCAACCACATCGCCTTTACGGTCGACGATCTCGACGCCGCCGAGAAGGTGGTGGTCGCCCACGGCCTCAAGCCCTTTGGGCACGACGATTACGAACCAGGGCGCCGGTTCTACTTCTTCGACTGGGACGGCATCGAATTCGAGGTGGTCAGCTATGAATGA
- a CDS encoding SOS response-associated peptidase yields MCNLYRMTKNKDEVAAWFDAVNELGGANFGDEVFPGYPGVVVAEGKLTQMSWGFPLVMKGKNGQPLKPKPVNNARTDKLDSFFWRYSFEERRCLIPVTGWAEAEGPKGGKTRTWLSRPDAELFAVAGVWRDSEEWGRCYSMVMTDAAGAASEVHTRMPVLLREEDRAVWTQGSPEEAFALCRPWEGALDLDRTDQPWAGAAAKSKRLL; encoded by the coding sequence ATGTGCAACCTTTACCGGATGACCAAGAACAAGGACGAGGTTGCGGCCTGGTTCGATGCGGTGAACGAGTTGGGCGGCGCCAATTTCGGCGACGAAGTCTTTCCCGGCTATCCCGGCGTCGTGGTGGCCGAGGGCAAGCTCACCCAGATGAGCTGGGGTTTCCCGCTGGTGATGAAGGGCAAGAACGGCCAGCCGCTCAAGCCCAAGCCGGTCAACAACGCGCGCACCGACAAGCTCGACAGCTTCTTCTGGCGCTACAGCTTCGAGGAGCGCCGCTGCCTCATCCCCGTCACCGGCTGGGCGGAGGCCGAGGGGCCGAAGGGCGGCAAGACGCGCACCTGGCTTTCGCGCCCCGATGCCGAGCTGTTCGCCGTCGCGGGCGTGTGGCGCGACAGCGAGGAATGGGGGCGCTGCTACTCCATGGTCATGACCGATGCTGCGGGCGCTGCATCCGAAGTCCACACGCGCATGCCGGTGCTGCTGCGCGAGGAGGATCGGGCCGTATGGACGCAAGGGTCGCCCGAGGAGGCGTTTGCGCTGTGCCGCCCGTGGGAGGGCGCGCTCGACCTCGACCGCACCGACCAGCCCTGGGCGGGCGCCGCGGCCAAGTCGAAGCGGCTGCTGTAA
- a CDS encoding tRNA (cytidine(34)-2'-O)-methyltransferase produces MRIALFEPEIAGNVGNVMRLCACMGVGVDLIEPLGFPWDDRRVRRAAMDYIDHVEVVRHEDFDAFREARAGARLVLFTTRATQSSYDFAYETDDILLFGKESAGVTDEVRAAVDASVRLPMRAEVRSLNLATSAGIALGEALRQTGTLPG; encoded by the coding sequence ATGCGCATCGCCCTATTCGAGCCCGAAATCGCCGGGAATGTCGGCAATGTCATGCGCCTATGCGCCTGCATGGGCGTGGGCGTGGACCTGATCGAACCGCTAGGCTTCCCGTGGGACGACCGCCGTGTCCGCCGTGCGGCGATGGATTACATCGATCATGTCGAAGTGGTCCGCCATGAGGATTTCGATGCCTTCCGGGAAGCGCGAGCCGGGGCGCGGTTGGTGCTCTTCACCACGCGGGCCACGCAGTCTTCTTACGACTTCGCCTATGAAACGGACGATATACTCTTGTTCGGCAAGGAAAGCGCCGGGGTGACCGATGAAGTGCGGGCGGCGGTGGATGCAAGCGTACGCCTGCCGATGCGTGCCGAGGTGCGGTCGCTCAACCTTGCGACCAGCGCCGGGATCGCGCTTGGCGAGGCGCTCCGGCAGACCGGGACGCTGCCTGGCTGA
- the ubiA gene encoding 4-hydroxybenzoate octaprenyltransferase, with the protein MSDTATPDVVPDSEHRGLVARLPQVPRDLAQLARFDRPIGWWLLFWPCAWGVWLAGAGWQVELVAWLLLGSIAMRGAGCVYNDIVDADLDRKVARTAVRPVASGRISKKTAWGWLFALCAVGLLVLLQLRPIAQGVALASVALVAAYPFMKRITWWPQAWLGMVFTWGLLVGWSEMRADNLDALAAMYVGAALWVIGYDTIYAMQDREDDALVGIRSSALRLGGHVKGGVALFYAGAVALWALAFWLYRADWVALLALVPVAGHLLWQVATLDGEDPGNPLDRFRANRWTGALVAAACFVVGNA; encoded by the coding sequence ATGAGCGATACCGCCACACCCGACGTCGTCCCCGACAGCGAACACCGCGGCCTCGTCGCGCGCCTGCCGCAGGTGCCGCGCGACCTTGCGCAGCTGGCGCGCTTCGACCGGCCGATCGGCTGGTGGCTGCTGTTCTGGCCCTGTGCCTGGGGCGTCTGGCTTGCGGGGGCCGGCTGGCAGGTCGAGCTGGTCGCCTGGCTCCTCCTCGGCAGCATCGCGATGCGCGGGGCGGGCTGCGTCTACAACGACATCGTCGATGCCGATCTCGACCGGAAGGTCGCGCGCACCGCCGTGCGGCCAGTGGCGAGCGGGCGGATATCGAAGAAGACTGCCTGGGGCTGGCTCTTCGCGCTCTGCGCCGTCGGTCTGCTCGTGCTGTTGCAACTGCGCCCGATCGCACAAGGCGTGGCGCTGGCGAGCGTGGCGCTGGTGGCTGCCTATCCCTTCATGAAGCGTATCACCTGGTGGCCGCAGGCATGGCTCGGCATGGTCTTTACTTGGGGCCTGCTGGTCGGCTGGAGCGAGATGCGCGCCGACAATCTCGACGCGCTCGCGGCGATGTACGTAGGCGCGGCGCTATGGGTGATCGGTTACGACACGATCTACGCCATGCAGGACCGCGAGGACGACGCGCTGGTTGGCATTCGTTCTTCCGCATTGCGTCTCGGCGGGCATGTAAAGGGCGGGGTCGCGTTGTTCTATGCCGGAGCGGTGGCGCTGTGGGCGCTTGCCTTCTGGCTCTACCGTGCGGACTGGGTCGCGCTGCTGGCGCTGGTGCCTGTTGCGGGTCACCTGTTGTGGCAGGTCGCGACGCTCGATGGCGAAGATCCCGGCAATCCGCTCGACCGTTTCCGCGCCAACCGCTGGACTGGGGCGCTTGTCGCGGCCGCCTGTTTCGTCGTGGGGAACGCCTGA
- a CDS encoding helix-turn-helix domain-containing protein, translating to MTLTDLAEDLPMTRQAVAKHLSVLEAAELVASERDGRCKRHYINPMPLAKMARRWLGRFEDVPLAAMAGFNAAPAEVSRPVSRP from the coding sequence CTGACTCTCACTGATCTCGCCGAAGACCTGCCGATGACGCGCCAGGCGGTCGCCAAGCATCTTTCCGTGCTCGAAGCCGCGGAACTGGTGGCGAGCGAGCGGGACGGGCGCTGCAAGCGCCACTACATCAACCCGATGCCGCTGGCGAAGATGGCGCGCCGCTGGCTCGGCCGGTTCGAGGATGTGCCTCTTGCCGCGATGGCCGGGTTCAACGCCGCGCCCGCCGAGGTCAGTCGACCCGTTTCCCGCCCTTGA
- a CDS encoding AraC family transcriptional regulator, translating to MIEALDTTLRIATAGAATLLLLLLVAGRARAGIKISLAGLLLGAVAYLFNSSPLIARGQTGLESAVDLFSLFTPFWIWMFARTLFERTPPRWAILGSAAILILSWFSGNFISADTPVGRWIGHPMGFYVIHVLSLVLIADLVRIGLADRADDLIEKRRLIRLWLPLLVAAQAGGILTFELIVGEAIPYPPVQLANAGLIFALTLFAGHALLDTDPVLMVETVEDRPVEASGETLSPSEMVLKEKLEAAMAGGHYRTPGLTIAGLAEHLDTPEHRLRSLINQRLGYRNFSAFLNRHRIAEACELLADREKVDLPVLTIAMDLGYNSLPTFNRAFRSETGTTPSDFRREAIGQN from the coding sequence ATGATCGAAGCGCTCGATACGACCCTGCGGATTGCCACGGCCGGCGCGGCAACCCTGCTGCTATTGCTGCTCGTTGCAGGCCGCGCCCGCGCAGGGATCAAGATCAGCCTTGCCGGCCTGCTGCTGGGCGCGGTTGCCTACCTGTTCAATTCCTCGCCCCTGATCGCGCGCGGGCAGACGGGGCTGGAATCGGCGGTCGACCTATTCTCGCTCTTCACCCCCTTCTGGATCTGGATGTTTGCCCGGACCCTGTTCGAGCGCACACCCCCGCGCTGGGCGATCTTGGGCAGCGCGGCGATCCTTATCCTCAGCTGGTTCTCGGGCAATTTCATCTCTGCCGACACGCCGGTCGGGCGGTGGATCGGCCATCCGATGGGTTTTTACGTCATCCACGTCCTCTCGCTGGTGCTGATTGCGGACCTCGTGCGCATCGGCCTTGCTGACCGCGCCGACGATCTGATCGAGAAGCGCCGCCTCATTCGCCTGTGGCTGCCCCTGCTTGTCGCGGCGCAGGCGGGCGGCATCCTGACTTTCGAGCTGATCGTGGGCGAGGCGATCCCCTACCCGCCCGTCCAGCTTGCTAACGCAGGTTTGATCTTCGCGCTCACCCTGTTTGCAGGCCACGCCCTGCTCGACACCGATCCCGTCCTGATGGTCGAAACGGTCGAGGATCGGCCGGTAGAGGCCTCGGGTGAAACGCTTTCTCCGTCTGAAATGGTGCTGAAGGAGAAGCTGGAAGCCGCGATGGCAGGCGGGCACTATCGAACTCCCGGCCTTACCATCGCCGGTCTTGCAGAGCATCTCGACACGCCCGAGCACCGGCTGCGCTCGCTGATCAACCAGCGGCTCGGCTATCGCAATTTCTCGGCCTTTCTCAACCGCCACCGCATAGCAGAGGCATGCGAGCTGCTCGCCGATAGGGAAAAGGTCGACCTTCCGGTCCTCACCATCGCGATGGACCTTGGCTACAATTCGCTGCCCACCTTCAACCGGGCGTTCCGCAGCGAAACCGGCACCACGCCGTCGGATTTCCGGCGCGAAGCCATCGGTCAGAACTGA
- the soxR gene encoding redox-sensitive transcriptional activator SoxR — MKSSDLLTIGELAGRTGLSVSAIRYYEGKGLVEALRTSGNQRRFLRGDIRRLSFILIAQKLGLSLTEIEDALASLPQGRNPTAADWKRISGEIRRRIDAQITALEKVRANLDGCIGCGCLSLKKCALYNPQDERGAGAPGPWVLR, encoded by the coding sequence ATGAAATCGAGCGACCTTCTCACCATCGGCGAATTGGCCGGACGCACCGGCCTCTCCGTCTCCGCAATCCGCTACTATGAGGGCAAGGGCCTGGTCGAGGCGCTGCGCACCAGCGGCAACCAGCGCCGGTTCCTTCGCGGGGACATCCGCCGGCTGAGCTTTATCCTGATTGCGCAGAAACTGGGACTCTCGCTGACCGAGATCGAGGACGCGCTGGCCTCGCTCCCACAAGGGCGAAACCCCACCGCCGCAGACTGGAAGCGCATCAGCGGCGAGATTCGCCGACGGATCGACGCGCAGATCACCGCGCTGGAGAAGGTGCGCGCGAATCTCGACGGATGCATCGGCTGCGGCTGCCTGAGCCTGAAGAAATGCGCTCTCTACAACCCGCAAGACGAGCGCGGTGCAGGCGCGCCGGGGCCCTGGGTTCTTCGCTAG